Proteins encoded within one genomic window of Nonomuraea gerenzanensis:
- a CDS encoding thiolase domain-containing protein — protein MRDVAIVAFAQTRHTGTDTGLSEHELIHPVISEVKERTGLRRFGFTCSGSCDYLAGAPFSFVSALDALAAWPPISESHVEMDGAWALYEAWVRLQHGDLDSALVYGFGKSSLGDLRTIMTLQLDPYYLAPLGLDQLSYAALQAAAVGAERQELDEIVRRSRADGRGNPYAFDLPDPSDEEFAVQPLRRTDVPPITDGAAAIVLAAGDLAGRLHANPAWIRGIAHRTEPHYLGMRDLARSASAADAGRAAGVGKGPVEVAELHAQFPHEEIILRQALDLGGETVINPSGGPLAANPVMAAGLIRIGEAARRIHDGTAGRTVAHAASGPCLQQNLVTVLEA, from the coding sequence ATGAGAGACGTGGCGATCGTCGCGTTCGCGCAGACGCGGCACACCGGCACCGACACGGGGCTGAGCGAGCACGAGCTGATCCACCCCGTGATCAGCGAGGTCAAGGAGCGCACCGGGCTCAGGCGCTTCGGCTTCACCTGCTCGGGGAGCTGCGACTACCTGGCGGGGGCACCGTTCTCGTTCGTCTCGGCGCTCGACGCGCTGGCCGCCTGGCCGCCGATCTCCGAGAGCCACGTCGAGATGGACGGCGCCTGGGCCCTGTACGAGGCGTGGGTGCGGCTGCAGCACGGCGACCTCGACTCCGCCCTGGTCTACGGCTTCGGCAAGTCGTCGCTGGGCGACCTGCGGACGATCATGACGCTCCAGCTCGACCCGTACTACCTGGCCCCGCTCGGTCTCGACCAGCTCTCCTACGCCGCGCTCCAGGCCGCCGCCGTGGGCGCCGAACGCCAGGAGCTCGACGAGATCGTCCGGCGCAGCCGGGCCGACGGGCGCGGCAACCCGTACGCGTTCGACCTGCCCGACCCTTCGGACGAGGAGTTCGCCGTACAGCCGCTCAGGAGGACGGACGTGCCGCCCATCACGGACGGCGCGGCCGCGATCGTGCTCGCGGCCGGGGACCTGGCCGGGCGGCTGCACGCGAATCCCGCCTGGATCAGGGGCATCGCGCACCGCACGGAGCCGCACTACCTGGGCATGCGTGACCTGGCGAGGTCGGCCTCCGCCGCCGACGCCGGGCGTGCCGCCGGGGTCGGAAAGGGGCCCGTCGAGGTGGCCGAGCTGCACGCGCAGTTCCCGCACGAGGAGATCATCCTGCGCCAGGCGCTCGACCTGGGCGGCGAGACCGTGATCAACCCGTCGGGCGGCCCGCTGGCCGCCAACCCCGTCATGGCCGCCGGGCTCATCCGCATCGGCGAGGCCGCGCGCCGCATCCACGACGGGACGGCGGGCCGCACGGTCGCGCACGCCGCGAGCGGCCCCTGCCTGCAGCAGAACCTCGTGACCGTCCTGGAGGCATGA
- a CDS encoding thiolase domain-containing protein, whose translation MGNRCAVIGVGQTYYTTKRRDVSIAGLVREAALRALEDAGLTFKDIDAVVIGKAPDLFEGVMMPEAYLADALGAAGKPMMRVHTAGSVGGSTALVGASLIQGGVHERVLVVAFEKQSESNATWALSTHLPFSASLVVGAGGYFAPHIREYMRRSGAPGHIGTLVAVKDRLNALKNPYAHLKIPGIDQKMVESTPMLWEPIRYLETCPSSDGACAMVLSSESAVTGTPAWVHGTAMRSEPIFRAGRDTVSPQAGKDCAADVYGQAGIADPRRQIDVAEVYVPFSWYEPMWLENLGFAAEGEGWKLTESGATALDGDIPWNASGGVLSSNPIGASGLIRFAEAALQVRGMAGEHQVDGARTALGHAYGGGAQFFAMWIVGRERP comes from the coding sequence ATGGGTAACCGGTGTGCGGTCATCGGCGTCGGCCAGACGTACTACACGACCAAGCGCAGGGACGTCTCGATCGCCGGTCTGGTCCGGGAGGCGGCGCTGCGCGCGCTGGAGGACGCCGGGCTGACGTTCAAGGACATCGACGCCGTGGTGATCGGCAAGGCGCCCGACCTGTTCGAGGGCGTGATGATGCCGGAGGCGTACCTGGCGGACGCGCTCGGCGCGGCGGGCAAGCCGATGATGCGCGTGCACACGGCGGGCAGCGTCGGCGGCTCCACGGCGCTGGTCGGCGCCTCGCTGATCCAGGGCGGCGTGCACGAGCGGGTGCTCGTGGTCGCCTTCGAGAAGCAGTCGGAGTCCAACGCCACCTGGGCGCTGTCCACCCACCTGCCGTTCAGCGCGTCGCTGGTGGTGGGCGCGGGCGGCTACTTCGCGCCGCACATCCGCGAGTACATGCGCAGGTCCGGCGCGCCCGGCCACATCGGCACGCTGGTGGCGGTCAAGGACCGGCTGAACGCGCTGAAGAACCCGTACGCGCACCTCAAGATCCCCGGCATCGACCAGAAGATGGTCGAGTCCACGCCCATGCTCTGGGAGCCCATCCGCTACCTGGAGACCTGCCCGTCCAGCGACGGCGCCTGCGCAATGGTGCTGTCGTCGGAGTCGGCCGTCACCGGCACCCCCGCCTGGGTGCACGGCACCGCCATGCGCTCCGAGCCGATCTTCCGTGCCGGGCGCGACACGGTCAGCCCGCAGGCGGGCAAGGACTGCGCCGCCGACGTCTACGGGCAGGCCGGCATCGCCGACCCCCGGCGGCAGATCGACGTGGCCGAGGTGTACGTGCCGTTCTCCTGGTACGAGCCGATGTGGCTGGAGAACCTCGGGTTCGCGGCGGAGGGTGAGGGCTGGAAGCTCACCGAGTCGGGCGCCACCGCGCTCGACGGCGACATCCCGTGGAACGCCTCGGGCGGGGTGTTGTCCAGCAACCCGATCGGGGCGTCGGGACTGATCAGGTTCGCCGAGGCCGCGCTGCAGGTGCGCGGCATGGCGGGCGAGCACCAGGTGGACGGCGCCCGTACGGCGCTCGGCCACGCCTACGGCGGGGGAGCCCAGTTCTTCGCGATGTGGATCGTCGGACGGGAGAGACCCTGA
- a CDS encoding crotonase/enoyl-CoA hydratase family protein, translating to MELLPISTPHCRIERDGHVLTVTMNRPEARNALSSDMLIGLASAWAYASSEPGVRVAILTGAQGTFCAGADLKAMGQPSTDPDVQARAARIPNFHWKGLLREDLPTKPIICAVEGYAVAGGTELLVGTDLRIVAESATLGLFEAKRALFPMGGSAVRLPRQIPYCHAMDLLLTGRAVTAAEALSMGLVNRVVPDGQALASARELAEDVAASGPLAVQAILRTYRDTLGMAEAEALKVSDELGWPVIGSEDAKEGTRAFREKRPAAYEGH from the coding sequence GTGGAGCTCCTGCCGATCAGCACCCCCCACTGCCGGATCGAACGTGACGGCCACGTCCTGACCGTCACCATGAACCGGCCCGAGGCCCGCAACGCGCTCTCCTCCGACATGCTGATCGGCCTGGCCTCCGCATGGGCGTACGCGTCGAGCGAGCCGGGCGTGCGGGTCGCCATCCTGACGGGCGCGCAGGGCACGTTCTGCGCCGGCGCCGACCTCAAGGCCATGGGCCAGCCGTCCACCGACCCCGACGTTCAGGCCAGGGCGGCCCGGATCCCCAACTTCCACTGGAAGGGCCTGCTGCGCGAGGACCTGCCGACCAAGCCGATCATCTGCGCGGTGGAGGGCTACGCGGTGGCCGGCGGCACGGAGCTGCTGGTGGGCACCGACCTGCGGATCGTGGCGGAGTCGGCCACGCTGGGGCTGTTCGAGGCCAAGCGCGCGCTGTTCCCGATGGGCGGCAGCGCCGTGCGGCTGCCCCGGCAGATCCCGTACTGCCACGCCATGGACCTCCTGCTCACCGGCCGCGCCGTCACGGCGGCGGAGGCCCTGTCGATGGGGCTGGTCAACCGGGTGGTGCCGGACGGGCAGGCGCTGGCATCGGCCCGCGAGCTGGCCGAGGACGTCGCGGCGTCGGGGCCGCTGGCGGTGCAGGCCATCCTGCGGACGTATCGGGACACGCTGGGGATGGCGGAGGCGGAGGCGTTGAAGGTGTCGGACGAGCTGGGGTGGCCGGTGATCGGGTCGGAGGACGCCAAGGAGGGCACGCGGGCGTTCCGGGAGAAGCGGCCGGCCGCGTACGAGGGGCACTGA
- a CDS encoding acyl-CoA synthetase, which translates to MEFNHADLFEGLADTIGERTAVVCGQERRTYAELEAESNRLAHYLLDLGIQPGQHVGLHLYNGIEYVAGMLAALKIRAVPINVNYRYVEAELLYLYRDSDIRALIYDVEFEPRVSAVLDQAPLLEHLVVAGGPSAIASAVPYGAAIERGKPERGFAPRSGQDVYIIYTGGTTGMPKGAMWHVEDLFMGFGGGNPYGEPRTSPQEVVDEAVKANPMVMLAASPLMHGAAQMAMFLTWWMGSTIVFVRKFDAGAVWQAVGRERVNTISITGDAMARPLAEALADGEYDVSSLFAISSTGAILTGAVRDRLQELLPNVMIIDSFGSTESGYTASGVAGSSPEKGLRYQPNSVVKLAVLDEKGRPVEPGSGQLGTVARSGRVAFGYYNDPDKTSRTFVTDEDGTRWLLTGDLATVDTDGTVNVFGRGSQCINTGGEKVFPEEVEAVLKGHPAVFDAVVTGVPDERWGSRVAAVIEPRPGVELTSAELDAHCRRLLSGYKVPRTYAFVTEMVRSPAGKADYRWARQTAEQAAG; encoded by the coding sequence ATGGAGTTCAACCACGCTGACCTGTTCGAAGGGCTCGCGGACACGATCGGGGAGCGGACGGCCGTCGTCTGCGGCCAGGAACGCCGCACCTACGCCGAGCTGGAGGCCGAGTCGAACCGGCTCGCCCACTACCTCCTGGACCTCGGCATCCAGCCCGGCCAGCACGTCGGCCTGCACCTCTACAACGGCATCGAGTACGTCGCCGGCATGCTCGCCGCGCTGAAGATCCGGGCCGTCCCGATCAACGTGAACTACCGCTACGTCGAGGCCGAGCTGCTCTACCTCTACCGGGACTCCGACATCAGGGCGCTGATCTACGACGTCGAGTTCGAGCCCAGGGTGAGCGCCGTGCTGGACCAGGCGCCGCTGCTGGAGCACCTCGTCGTCGCGGGCGGCCCGTCGGCGATCGCCTCGGCGGTGCCGTACGGGGCGGCGATCGAGCGCGGCAAGCCGGAACGCGGCTTCGCGCCCCGCTCGGGCCAGGACGTCTACATCATCTACACCGGCGGCACCACCGGCATGCCCAAGGGCGCGATGTGGCACGTCGAGGACCTGTTCATGGGCTTCGGCGGCGGCAACCCGTACGGCGAGCCGCGCACCAGCCCGCAGGAGGTCGTCGACGAGGCCGTCAAGGCCAACCCCATGGTGATGCTGGCCGCCTCGCCGCTCATGCACGGGGCCGCGCAGATGGCCATGTTCCTCACCTGGTGGATGGGCTCGACCATCGTGTTCGTGCGCAAGTTCGACGCCGGCGCGGTGTGGCAGGCGGTCGGCCGGGAGCGCGTGAACACCATCAGCATCACCGGCGACGCCATGGCCAGGCCGCTGGCCGAAGCCCTGGCGGACGGCGAGTACGACGTCTCCTCGCTGTTCGCGATCAGCTCCACCGGGGCGATCCTGACCGGCGCCGTCCGCGACCGCCTCCAGGAGCTGCTGCCGAACGTCATGATCATCGACAGCTTCGGCTCCACCGAGTCCGGCTACACCGCCTCCGGCGTGGCCGGCTCCTCACCCGAGAAGGGCCTGCGCTACCAGCCGAACTCCGTGGTCAAGCTGGCCGTGCTCGACGAGAAGGGCCGGCCGGTCGAGCCGGGCTCCGGCCAGCTCGGCACCGTGGCGAGGTCGGGACGGGTGGCGTTCGGCTACTACAACGATCCCGACAAGACCAGCCGCACGTTCGTCACCGACGAGGACGGCACCCGGTGGCTGCTCACCGGCGACCTCGCCACCGTCGACACCGACGGCACGGTGAACGTCTTCGGGCGCGGCTCCCAGTGCATCAACACCGGCGGGGAGAAGGTGTTCCCCGAGGAGGTCGAGGCGGTGCTGAAGGGGCATCCGGCCGTGTTCGACGCGGTGGTGACCGGGGTGCCGGACGAGCGGTGGGGGAGCAGGGTGGCGGCGGTGATCGAGCCGCGGCCCGGGGTGGAGCTCACCTCCGCCGAGCTGGACGCGCACTGCAGGCGGCTGCTGTCCGGGTACAAGGTGCCGCGCACGTACGCGTTCGTGACCGAGATGGTGCGCTCGCCGGCCGGCAAGGCCGACTACCGATGGGCCCGGCAGACGGCGGAGCAGGCGGCCGGATAG
- a CDS encoding alpha/beta fold hydrolase, with translation MFDDFQAGLIDVGETELFVRYGGSGSPLLLLHGHPRTHATWHRVAPLLAPHHTVICPDLRGYGRSGKPRTTPDHAPYSKRAMARDLVALMRALGHDRFAVAGHDRGSYVAHRLAADHPGAVTRLVVMDGIPIGEALARADARFAAAWWHWFFLGQTAKPAERVINADPDAWYRGTAEHMGEEAFEDYRRAIHDPATVHAMCEDYRAGLTVDRAADDADRAAGRRLACPTLFLWSAEDDMEELYGDPLEIWRAWAEEVSGQVIGSGHHMAEEAPDEVAAALLAFLRS, from the coding sequence ATGTTCGACGACTTCCAGGCCGGCCTGATCGACGTGGGCGAGACGGAGCTGTTCGTCCGGTACGGCGGCTCCGGCAGCCCGCTGCTGCTCCTGCACGGACACCCCCGCACGCACGCGACCTGGCACCGGGTGGCCCCGCTCCTCGCCCCGCACCACACCGTGATCTGCCCTGACCTGCGCGGCTACGGGCGCTCCGGCAAGCCGCGCACGACCCCCGACCACGCGCCCTACTCCAAGCGCGCCATGGCCCGCGACCTGGTGGCGCTCATGCGGGCGCTCGGGCACGACCGCTTCGCCGTAGCGGGCCACGACCGCGGCTCGTACGTCGCCCACCGCCTCGCCGCCGACCATCCCGGCGCGGTCACCCGCCTGGTCGTGATGGACGGCATCCCCATCGGCGAGGCGCTGGCCCGCGCGGACGCCAGGTTCGCGGCGGCGTGGTGGCACTGGTTCTTCCTCGGCCAGACCGCCAAGCCCGCCGAGCGGGTGATCAACGCCGATCCCGACGCCTGGTACCGGGGGACGGCCGAGCACATGGGCGAGGAGGCCTTCGAGGACTACCGGCGGGCCATCCATGATCCGGCCACCGTGCACGCCATGTGCGAGGACTACCGCGCCGGACTGACCGTGGACCGGGCCGCCGACGACGCCGACCGCGCCGCGGGGCGCCGTCTCGCCTGCCCGACCCTGTTCCTCTGGTCGGCCGAGGACGACATGGAGGAGCTCTACGGTGATCCGCTGGAGATCTGGCGTGCGTGGGCCGAGGAGGTGAGCGGTCAGGTGATCGGCAGCGGGCATCACATGGCCGAGGAGGCGCCGGACGAGGTGGCGGCGGCCCTGCTGGCCTTCCTCCGCTCGTGA
- a CDS encoding Zn-ribbon domain-containing OB-fold protein: MPSDPLVAQHVLEFPGGYTRTTGPVIGRFLTELRARRIVGVRTVEGRVLVPPLEYDPATGEPVTGEYVEVGPAGTITTFAWVAEPLDAHPLDTPFAWALIRLDGADTDLLHAVAADNPKALAAGTRVWPVWRDRPTGHITDLSHFAPEVTKIVSSVRAEYRLQAGGALRVFLEGVERGVLLGSRCEQCEKVYVPLRLACPECGNTLPDTLELPDTGTITTFAINNLPDPRAPQVPFVSAYILLDGADIPMIALIGDVPAHEVRQGMRVKAVWVPESERTASMANIRWFAPTGEPDVELA, encoded by the coding sequence GTGCCATCTGATCCGCTGGTCGCTCAGCACGTCCTGGAGTTCCCCGGCGGCTACACGCGTACGACCGGACCGGTCATCGGCCGGTTCCTCACCGAGCTGCGCGCCCGCCGCATCGTCGGGGTGCGGACGGTGGAGGGGCGCGTGCTCGTCCCGCCCCTGGAGTACGACCCCGCGACCGGCGAGCCGGTGACCGGCGAGTACGTCGAGGTCGGCCCCGCGGGCACGATCACCACCTTCGCCTGGGTGGCCGAGCCGCTCGACGCCCACCCCCTGGACACCCCCTTCGCCTGGGCGCTGATCCGCCTCGACGGCGCGGACACCGACCTCCTGCACGCCGTGGCCGCCGACAACCCCAAGGCGCTCGCGGCGGGCACCCGGGTCTGGCCGGTCTGGCGCGACCGGCCCACCGGCCACATCACCGACCTGTCCCACTTCGCCCCAGAGGTCACGAAGATCGTGTCCAGCGTGCGCGCCGAGTACCGCCTCCAGGCCGGCGGCGCGCTGCGCGTCTTCCTGGAAGGCGTCGAGCGCGGCGTCCTGCTCGGCAGCCGCTGCGAGCAGTGCGAGAAGGTGTACGTCCCGCTCCGGCTGGCCTGCCCCGAGTGCGGCAACACCCTGCCGGACACGCTCGAACTCCCCGACACCGGCACGATCACCACCTTCGCCATCAACAACCTGCCCGACCCCCGGGCTCCGCAGGTGCCGTTCGTGTCGGCGTACATCCTGCTCGACGGGGCCGACATCCCCATGATCGCGCTCATCGGGGACGTGCCCGCGCACGAGGTGCGGCAGGGCATGCGGGTCAAGGCGGTCTGGGTCCCCGAGAGCGAGCGCACGGCGTCCATGGCGAACATCCGCTGGTTCGCCCCCACCGGCGAGCCTGATGTGGAGCTGGCATGA
- a CDS encoding acyl-CoA synthetase — protein MGTLGFWRLAQADPEWIAAVDPDGTRHRAGDLLARSNRLVHGLRALGLQPGDGICGLVPNGADGLVLYLAAMQAGWYYTPVNWHLTGPEIAYIVSDSEAKAFFVHPRFAEEGTRGAEAIAPERRFMLGDAGGGFRAASELADGQPDTAPDGRTAGATMHYTSGTTGKPKGVRRPLNGLDPDDSAELMTFLLGLFGITPGRPNAHLVTSPSYHTAVTQFGGTALHMGHTLVYMDKWDAEGMLALCERHRVTNSHMVPTHFKRLLALPEQVRKKYDLSSLRWMIHAAAPCPVPVKWAMLDWWGDCVYEYYAATEGGGTLATPEDWKAHPGTVGRAWPISELLITDEQGEPVPAGTPGTIYMKMMGVRFEYKGDPAKTAANRLKDYFTVGDIGYLDDEGFLFLCDRKADMIISGGTNIYPAEIENELMVHPKVTDVAVFGIPDEEWGEQVKAVVEPAPGAEPGPGLAAELLASLEGRLARMKWPKSIDFIAEMPREPNGKLLKRKLRAPYWEGHDRAI, from the coding sequence ATGGGCACGCTCGGCTTCTGGAGGCTCGCGCAGGCGGATCCCGAGTGGATCGCGGCCGTGGACCCCGATGGCACCCGGCACCGCGCGGGCGACCTGCTGGCCCGCTCGAACCGGCTCGTGCACGGGCTGCGCGCACTGGGCCTCCAGCCCGGTGACGGCATCTGCGGCCTGGTGCCGAACGGCGCCGACGGGCTCGTCCTCTACCTGGCCGCCATGCAGGCCGGCTGGTACTACACGCCGGTCAACTGGCATCTGACCGGCCCCGAGATCGCCTACATCGTCTCCGACAGCGAGGCCAAGGCGTTCTTCGTGCACCCGCGCTTCGCCGAGGAGGGCACGAGGGGCGCGGAGGCCATCGCGCCCGAGCGCCGTTTCATGCTGGGCGACGCGGGCGGGGGGTTCAGGGCGGCGAGCGAGCTGGCCGACGGTCAGCCGGACACCGCGCCCGACGGCCGCACCGCCGGCGCCACGATGCACTACACCTCGGGCACCACCGGCAAGCCCAAAGGCGTCAGACGACCGCTCAACGGCCTCGATCCGGACGACTCAGCCGAGCTCATGACGTTCCTGCTCGGCCTGTTCGGCATCACCCCGGGCCGCCCGAACGCCCACCTCGTCACCTCGCCCAGCTACCACACGGCCGTCACGCAGTTCGGCGGCACGGCCCTGCACATGGGGCACACGCTCGTCTACATGGACAAGTGGGACGCCGAGGGCATGCTCGCGCTCTGCGAGCGCCACCGCGTCACCAACTCGCACATGGTCCCGACCCACTTCAAGCGCCTGCTCGCGCTCCCGGAACAGGTCAGGAAGAAGTACGACCTGTCGTCGCTGCGGTGGATGATCCACGCGGCGGCCCCCTGTCCCGTCCCGGTGAAATGGGCGATGCTCGACTGGTGGGGCGACTGCGTGTACGAGTACTACGCGGCCACCGAGGGCGGCGGCACCCTGGCCACGCCCGAGGACTGGAAGGCCCATCCCGGCACCGTCGGCAGGGCCTGGCCGATCAGCGAGCTGCTCATCACCGACGAGCAGGGCGAGCCCGTGCCGGCCGGCACCCCGGGCACGATCTACATGAAGATGATGGGCGTCCGGTTCGAGTACAAGGGCGACCCCGCCAAGACCGCCGCGAACCGCCTCAAGGACTACTTCACCGTCGGCGACATCGGCTACCTGGACGACGAGGGCTTCCTGTTCCTCTGCGACCGCAAGGCCGACATGATCATTTCGGGCGGCACGAACATCTATCCCGCCGAGATCGAGAACGAGCTCATGGTCCACCCGAAGGTGACCGACGTGGCCGTGTTCGGCATCCCGGACGAGGAGTGGGGCGAGCAGGTCAAGGCCGTCGTCGAGCCCGCCCCCGGCGCCGAGCCGGGCCCCGGGCTGGCCGCCGAGCTGCTGGCCTCCCTGGAAGGCCGGCTGGCCAGGATGAAGTGGCCCAAGAGCATCGACTTCATCGCCGAGATGCCCCGCGAGCCGAACGGCAAGCTGCTCAAACGCAAGCTCCGCGCCCCGTACTGGGAGGGACACGACCGTGCCATCTGA